Proteins found in one Solitalea lacus genomic segment:
- the rfbC gene encoding dTDP-4-dehydrorhamnose 3,5-epimerase, whose protein sequence is MKITTTPIEGLLIIEPRIFNDNRGYFYESYNKNSFIEAGITAEFVQDNQSKSQKGALRGLHFQAPPFAQGKLVRVIQGRVLDVAVDIRKDSSTFGQSFSIELSGENQLQFWIPEGFAHGFVTLEEDTIFSYKCTNFYNKQSEGGIIWNDPDLNINWGSSDILVSEKDQILPQLKDFTSPF, encoded by the coding sequence ATGAAAATTACAACTACGCCTATTGAGGGCCTTTTAATTATCGAACCTCGAATTTTCAACGATAATCGTGGCTACTTTTACGAGAGCTATAACAAAAACAGTTTTATTGAAGCCGGAATTACTGCTGAGTTTGTGCAAGACAATCAGTCGAAATCGCAAAAAGGCGCATTAAGAGGTTTGCATTTTCAAGCCCCTCCTTTCGCCCAAGGAAAATTAGTAAGAGTTATTCAAGGAAGGGTGTTGGATGTTGCAGTGGACATTCGTAAAGATTCATCCACCTTTGGTCAGTCTTTCAGCATTGAACTCAGTGGCGAAAATCAGTTGCAATTTTGGATACCTGAAGGATTTGCACATGGCTTTGTAACATTGGAAGAGGACACCATTTTTAGCTATAAATGCACCAACTTTTACAACAAGCAATCTGAAGGTGGTATTATTTGGAATGACCCAGATTTAAATATTAACTGGGGAAGCTCCGATATACTTGTTTCTGAAAAAGATCAGATCCTTCCCCAATTAAAAGACTTTACCAGTCCGTTTTAG
- a CDS encoding nuclear transport factor 2 family protein produces MKRFYFSLLFLISFSAFAQSKEDKLDKVLKGLYASISGPAAQQRDTALIKSFFVPEARLIPVFVNKENKTARRTLSVAQYLEGLGKLTKDQGFFEKEVSRKTDIFGNMAQVFSTYESFHKLDEEKPFQRGINSLQLMFDGQQWKILNITWNAETPENPIPGRYLNN; encoded by the coding sequence ATGAAACGTTTTTATTTTTCCTTACTGTTTTTAATTTCATTCTCAGCATTTGCTCAGTCAAAGGAAGATAAATTGGATAAAGTTTTGAAGGGCTTATATGCTTCGATTTCAGGCCCTGCAGCACAACAGAGGGATACTGCTTTGATTAAATCTTTTTTTGTGCCTGAAGCCAGGTTAATACCTGTTTTTGTCAATAAAGAGAATAAGACTGCCAGGAGGACTTTGTCAGTGGCCCAGTACTTAGAAGGACTGGGCAAGTTAACTAAAGACCAAGGCTTTTTCGAAAAGGAAGTTTCGAGAAAAACAGACATCTTCGGAAATATGGCACAGGTATTTTCAACGTATGAATCTTTCCATAAGCTAGATGAAGAGAAGCCTTTTCAAAGAGGTATTAATAGCTTGCAGTTGATGTTTGACGGTCAGCAATGGAAGATATTAAATATAACATGGAATGCAGAAACGCCCGAAAATCCTATTCCCGGGCGTTATCTTAACAATTAA
- a CDS encoding OmpA/MotB family protein produces the protein MKRTFIVPVMMVSSVIGLTSCVALSKKDYRKLIAERDSLQNTLADCGSKGDSLQALNHKLKGDTSNLGDQLRLAQEQNELLFKDYTALRNNSSGEIKKLSADLAARERNLREVEAILKSRDEATNALQKKLSKALLGFSESGLTVSVKDGKVFVSLTDKLLFDTGSIIIDTKGKEALDELAKVLKTQPDINILVEGHTDNAKVRNLGQIKDNWDLSVLRATSVVRYLTEVQKLEPIKLEAAGRGEFIPVTMENTTEAKSKNRRIEIILSPKLDEIYKLLQVKN, from the coding sequence ATGAAAAGAACATTTATCGTTCCGGTAATGATGGTTAGTTCAGTTATCGGACTAACATCATGTGTTGCATTAAGTAAAAAAGATTACAGAAAGCTGATTGCTGAACGTGATTCTCTTCAAAATACATTAGCTGATTGTGGTTCAAAAGGAGATAGTTTGCAAGCTTTGAATCATAAGCTGAAAGGTGATACTTCAAATTTAGGTGATCAATTACGTTTAGCTCAGGAGCAAAATGAACTGCTTTTTAAAGATTATACCGCATTACGAAATAACAGTTCAGGCGAAATAAAGAAGCTTTCAGCTGATTTAGCTGCCCGTGAACGTAATTTAAGAGAAGTTGAGGCTATTTTGAAGAGCAGAGATGAGGCTACCAATGCCTTGCAAAAGAAATTGTCAAAAGCCTTATTAGGTTTTTCTGAGAGTGGGTTAACAGTTTCTGTAAAAGATGGAAAGGTATTTGTTTCCTTAACAGATAAATTGCTTTTTGATACAGGAAGTATAATTATCGACACTAAAGGTAAAGAAGCGCTTGATGAGCTAGCAAAAGTGCTAAAAACTCAGCCTGATATTAATATCCTGGTTGAGGGGCATACAGATAACGCTAAAGTTCGAAACCTAGGGCAAATAAAAGATAACTGGGACTTAAGTGTACTTCGTGCTACTTCAGTTGTTCGCTATTTAACTGAAGTACAAAAACTAGAGCCCATAAAACTTGAAGCGGCAGGAAGAGGGGAGTTTATTCCTGTCACAATGGAAAATACTACTGAAGCAAAAAGTAAAAATCGTCGAATAGAAATCATTCTTTCGCCAAAGTTGGATGAGATTTATAAATTACTGCAAGTCAAAAATTAA
- a CDS encoding DUF2461 domain-containing protein, producing MLKQTTFDFLKELADNNNREWFMANKRRYEEAKSNVEDFVDAVLLKMAEIDPAVTGIRAKQCIMRIYRDVRFSKDKSPYKKNFGIVVSTFGKGVNGPCYYLHIEPMQCFAAGGYWMPEAEHVKAIRQEIDYNANDFKSILKEEAFQKFFKGLDEEEKLKTAPKGYPADHPEIELLKLKSYTVSSQLNEKELLSPSGLEAVVNVWAAAYPLNQFLTNAISS from the coding sequence ATGCTTAAGCAAACTACCTTTGATTTTTTAAAAGAGCTAGCCGATAATAATAATCGTGAATGGTTTATGGCCAATAAAAGGCGATACGAGGAGGCCAAATCGAATGTTGAGGATTTTGTTGATGCCGTATTGCTTAAAATGGCTGAAATAGATCCTGCAGTTACAGGGATCAGAGCAAAGCAATGCATAATGAGGATTTATCGCGATGTTCGTTTCAGTAAGGATAAATCACCTTATAAAAAGAATTTCGGTATTGTAGTAAGTACATTCGGAAAAGGTGTAAATGGACCCTGTTATTATTTGCATATTGAACCAATGCAATGTTTTGCTGCAGGTGGCTATTGGATGCCTGAGGCTGAACATGTAAAAGCAATTAGACAAGAAATTGATTATAACGCCAATGACTTTAAATCGATTTTAAAAGAAGAAGCTTTTCAGAAGTTTTTTAAAGGATTGGATGAAGAAGAGAAATTAAAAACTGCTCCGAAAGGTTATCCTGCAGATCATCCTGAAATTGAGTTACTAAAATTGAAAAGCTATACTGTTTCTTCCCAATTAAATGAAAAGGAACTTCTAAGTCCTTCAGGTCTTGAAGCTGTAGTAAATGTTTGGGCAGCTGCATATCCGCTGAATCAATTTCTAACTAATGCTATTTCGAGCTAA
- a CDS encoding DUF983 domain-containing protein: MHQNCPVCGLRFEIEPGFFWGGMYVSYALNVAQSVTLGVATYVLLNDPSPWVYLSIIIGAIIFFMPFNFRYGRVLMLHFFSPVRFDESYSK; this comes from the coding sequence ATGCATCAAAACTGCCCGGTTTGTGGGTTACGTTTCGAAATTGAGCCTGGCTTTTTTTGGGGTGGAATGTATGTAAGTTATGCATTAAACGTTGCACAAAGTGTAACGCTTGGGGTGGCAACATACGTTTTGTTAAATGATCCGTCTCCTTGGGTCTACTTGAGCATTATTATCGGCGCTATTATTTTCTTTATGCCGTTTAATTTTAGGTATGGCCGGGTGTTAATGCTGCACTTTTTCTCTCCGGTACGCTTTGACGAATCTTATTCTAAATAA
- a CDS encoding DUF420 domain-containing protein codes for MSEKILFRIVAGVSVFVFVVVVLLNRKVLPAPMVDPSSILILPKLNAFINGTCSVLLMLSLYFIKQKRIAVHKRLNLTAFFLSSLFLVSYIAYHWLAPQEAKFGDLNGDGLLDASEIAQVGSMRAIYLVILISHIILAALVLPMVLLSFYWGLKMEVAKHRKITRWSYPIWLYVTVTGVVVYLMISPYYIK; via the coding sequence ATGTCTGAAAAAATACTATTTCGAATTGTTGCCGGAGTTTCGGTTTTTGTATTTGTGGTGGTAGTATTATTGAACCGAAAGGTCCTTCCCGCTCCTATGGTTGATCCTTCATCAATTCTTATTCTACCTAAATTAAATGCTTTCATTAACGGAACGTGTAGTGTGCTTTTAATGCTATCGCTGTATTTCATTAAACAGAAGAGAATAGCTGTGCATAAGAGGTTAAATTTAACCGCATTCTTCCTGTCAAGTTTGTTTCTGGTGTCTTATATTGCTTATCACTGGTTGGCGCCGCAGGAAGCAAAATTTGGGGATTTAAATGGGGATGGATTGCTTGATGCTTCTGAAATTGCACAAGTTGGTTCTATGCGAGCAATTTATCTGGTAATATTAATTTCGCACATTATCTTGGCAGCGTTGGTATTACCAATGGTGTTGTTATCTTTTTATTGGGGACTGAAAATGGAAGTTGCCAAACATCGTAAAATTACGCGCTGGAGCTACCCAATTTGGTTGTATGTTACAGTTACAGGTGTGGTTGTTTACCTTATGATTTCTCCGTATTATATAAAATAG
- a CDS encoding cytochrome C oxidase subunit IV family protein, with translation MSAHESTVAHEHHDEHESMSKALIWKVFFILLSVTIIEFIIALYCIPHGLISQEIGNFLYIALTIVKAAYIVAYFMHLKFEKIGLIISVVLPMVFLIYFVTLMIIEGNYLLPILK, from the coding sequence ATGTCGGCACACGAATCTACTGTAGCTCACGAACATCATGATGAGCATGAATCAATGTCAAAAGCATTGATCTGGAAAGTGTTTTTCATCTTATTGAGTGTAACCATTATAGAGTTTATCATTGCTTTATACTGCATTCCTCACGGTTTGATTTCTCAAGAAATCGGGAACTTTCTTTATATCGCTTTAACGATTGTAAAAGCTGCTTACATTGTGGCTTATTTCATGCACCTTAAATTCGAAAAAATCGGGTTAATCATTAGCGTAGTATTACCAATGGTGTTCCTGATTTATTTTGTAACCCTGATGATTATTGAGGGGAATTATTTATTGCCCATATTGAAATAA
- a CDS encoding cytochrome c oxidase subunit 3, giving the protein MSTVAKLEEVKAGPWSGGKSPFSVEYGKLMMWFFLLSDVFTFSALLIFYGAMRFKSHSWPDPDVVFKSVPGVHADYPLVFVGIMTFILIFSSVTMVLAVEAGHRNSKSEVTKWLFLTVLGGLTFLGCQAWEWSHLIHEGMTLHHNPFMNADGSTGAVQFGQLFFVITGFHGFHVFTGVIINIIILVNVLVGTYERRGHYLMVEKVGLYWHFVDLVWVFVFTLFYLV; this is encoded by the coding sequence ATGAGTACTGTTGCAAAATTAGAAGAAGTTAAAGCGGGACCATGGAGTGGCGGAAAATCTCCTTTCTCTGTGGAATATGGCAAGCTGATGATGTGGTTTTTCCTCTTGTCAGACGTGTTTACTTTTTCTGCATTATTGATTTTTTATGGCGCAATGCGCTTCAAAAGCCATAGCTGGCCTGATCCTGATGTAGTTTTTAAATCAGTACCAGGTGTTCATGCTGACTATCCGCTAGTATTTGTGGGTATCATGACCTTCATCCTTATCTTTAGTTCTGTAACCATGGTATTGGCTGTTGAAGCCGGTCATCGCAACTCTAAAAGTGAGGTAACTAAATGGCTGTTCTTAACGGTATTAGGAGGTTTGACTTTCTTAGGCTGTCAGGCTTGGGAGTGGAGTCACCTTATTCACGAAGGAATGACCTTACACCACAATCCATTTATGAATGCTGATGGAAGTACCGGAGCAGTACAATTTGGTCAGTTGTTCTTTGTAATTACTGGATTTCACGGATTTCACGTATTTACTGGTGTGATAATCAACATTATCATCTTAGTGAATGTGCTAGTTGGAACTTACGAGCGTCGCGGACACTATTTAATGGTTGAAAAGGTTGGTTTATACTGGCACTTTGTAGACTTAGTTTGGGTATTCGTATTTACCTTGTTTTATCTTGTTTAA
- a CDS encoding cytochrome c oxidase subunit 3: protein MQTSVMNTEETKLNVRPIKFVLWLIIVASIMLFAAFTSGFIVRKAEGNWTEYNLPSLFILSTVIIVASSGTMQWAYLSGKKLNFEKQKLALWLTIALGVAFLVCQWLSWQQMIANKVYFVGNPSGSFLYVISGMHGAHILVGIAVLAAPLIGVYRNIAQVKNMLRLELASIFWHFLDILWIYLYVFLLLNH, encoded by the coding sequence ATGCAAACTAGTGTGATGAATACGGAAGAAACTAAACTTAATGTAAGACCAATCAAGTTCGTATTGTGGTTGATTATTGTAGCCAGTATAATGCTGTTTGCTGCATTTACATCAGGTTTTATTGTGCGTAAAGCTGAAGGAAACTGGACAGAATATAATTTACCTAGTTTGTTCATTCTTTCAACTGTAATTATTGTTGCCAGCAGTGGAACAATGCAATGGGCTTACTTATCAGGTAAAAAGTTAAATTTTGAAAAACAAAAATTGGCTTTATGGTTAACAATCGCCTTAGGAGTGGCCTTTTTGGTTTGTCAGTGGCTATCTTGGCAGCAAATGATTGCTAATAAAGTATACTTTGTTGGAAATCCTTCAGGGTCGTTCTTATACGTTATTTCAGGGATGCACGGAGCACACATACTTGTAGGTATAGCCGTTTTAGCGGCTCCTTTGATTGGTGTGTATCGTAATATTGCCCAAGTTAAGAATATGCTTAGATTAGAACTTGCTTCTATCTTCTGGCATTTTCTGGATATTTTATGGATTTATTTATACGTTTTTTTACTTTTGAACCACTAA
- the cyoE gene encoding heme o synthase, protein MLLEKSVKADISTVIAAKYADYAALVKMRLSSLVVFTAAISYLYADKGVEVMDWSKFISLIVGGFLVTGSANGFNQLLERNLDKFMRRTHDRPLPSGRMSVGEALIASLLMGIGGVLILGYHVNYLTAFFGLFSLLSYAFIYTPLKQVSRLAVFVGAIPGAMPPLLGYVASANHFGMEPGLLFAVQFIWQFTHFWAIAWLLNEDYNKAGFYLLPSLSGTTKASAYWIMASSIIQIPVSVLLYSYNFVGQIYLVAAIIMGVWALVPAYRLVKNCDTPSAKKVMLTGFLYIMVIQVMMLVDKI, encoded by the coding sequence GTGTTGTTAGAAAAATCAGTTAAAGCCGATATTTCAACCGTAATTGCAGCCAAATATGCTGATTATGCAGCTTTGGTGAAAATGCGTTTGAGCTCTCTTGTCGTGTTTACGGCTGCTATTTCTTATCTCTATGCCGATAAGGGTGTTGAGGTAATGGATTGGTCGAAGTTTATTTCATTAATTGTTGGGGGATTTTTAGTTACAGGTTCAGCAAATGGATTTAATCAGTTGTTGGAGCGTAATCTTGATAAGTTTATGCGTCGTACGCACGATCGTCCTCTTCCATCAGGCCGTATGTCGGTTGGAGAGGCGCTTATTGCCAGTTTATTAATGGGCATTGGAGGCGTATTGATTTTAGGCTATCATGTAAATTACCTTACAGCGTTCTTTGGCTTATTTTCATTATTGTCGTATGCATTTATTTATACGCCATTAAAGCAAGTGTCTCGCCTGGCTGTTTTCGTTGGTGCGATTCCAGGAGCAATGCCACCTTTATTAGGCTATGTAGCAAGTGCTAACCATTTTGGCATGGAGCCAGGTTTGTTATTCGCCGTTCAGTTTATATGGCAGTTTACCCACTTTTGGGCCATTGCCTGGTTGTTGAATGAGGATTATAACAAAGCAGGATTCTATTTATTGCCTTCGCTTTCAGGAACGACTAAAGCTAGTGCTTATTGGATTATGGCTTCATCCATTATTCAAATTCCGGTGAGTGTGTTATTGTACAGTTATAATTTTGTTGGACAGATTTACCTTGTAGCAGCTATTATTATGGGTGTATGGGCCTTAGTGCCGGCATATAGACTGGTAAAGAATTGTGATACGCCGTCTGCAAAGAAAGTGATGCTTACAGGTTTTCTGTATATCATGGTAATACAAGTAATGATGTTAGTAGATAAGATTTAG
- a CDS encoding COX15/CtaA family protein, with the protein MQNRSERKFLSVCLVTLILTYLVIIAGGVVRSTGSGMGCPDWPKCFGHFVPPTTVDELTFSEGKFFKKGYIVIWNEALYKAKQDFTTGKEFNPSDWEKYTKHDYAKFNVYHTWTEYVNRLTGVLLGLGAIVTVFFARTFLRGNKRSVFWWSLFNLFLIGFQGWLGAKVVESNLKTYMVTIHMFVAMVILALYIFIYEEARARKFASDDFIGVNLKRVKWLIGVLLALTIVQMLIGTQVRETIDEIAAVLNYAGREQWVNRVGFLFYSHRELAILVVVITGLLFYQIRKNTDNAVAKLIKYNLFLVFAQILTGVVLAWMALPPAFQTMHLVFGSLMFGVQFWAVLCLLRIKATASVATKV; encoded by the coding sequence ATGCAGAATCGTTCCGAAAGAAAGTTCTTATCCGTTTGTTTAGTAACACTTATCCTTACTTATCTGGTTATTATTGCTGGTGGAGTGGTAAGAAGTACGGGTTCAGGTATGGGGTGTCCCGATTGGCCTAAATGTTTTGGTCATTTCGTTCCGCCAACTACAGTTGATGAATTAACCTTTTCAGAAGGTAAATTCTTTAAAAAAGGGTACATCGTAATTTGGAACGAGGCACTGTATAAAGCAAAGCAAGATTTTACAACCGGAAAAGAGTTTAATCCCAGCGATTGGGAGAAATACACTAAGCATGATTATGCAAAATTTAATGTGTATCATACCTGGACCGAGTATGTAAATCGACTTACTGGCGTTCTTTTAGGTTTGGGAGCTATTGTTACCGTTTTCTTTGCCCGTACCTTTTTAAGAGGTAATAAACGCAGCGTTTTTTGGTGGAGTCTGTTTAACCTTTTTTTAATTGGTTTTCAGGGTTGGCTGGGTGCAAAAGTGGTTGAAAGTAACCTTAAAACATACATGGTTACTATACATATGTTTGTTGCAATGGTGATTTTGGCTTTATACATATTTATCTATGAGGAAGCCAGAGCTCGCAAATTTGCCTCTGATGATTTCATTGGAGTAAACCTCAAGCGTGTGAAGTGGTTAATCGGGGTGCTTCTAGCATTAACAATAGTTCAAATGTTAATAGGAACTCAGGTTCGTGAGACTATTGATGAGATTGCAGCTGTGTTAAACTATGCTGGAAGAGAGCAATGGGTAAACCGTGTAGGTTTTTTGTTTTACTCACATCGGGAGTTAGCTATTCTTGTTGTGGTAATAACAGGTCTTCTGTTTTATCAAATAAGAAAGAATACTGATAATGCGGTTGCAAAGTTGATCAAATACAATCTGTTTTTAGTTTTTGCACAGATTTTAACGGGTGTTGTTTTGGCTTGGATGGCTTTACCGCCAGCTTTTCAAACAATGCATCTTGTTTTTGGTTCTTTGATGTTTGGAGTGCAGTTTTGGGCTGTTTTATGTTTGTTAAGAATTAAGGCAACAGCAAGTGTTGCCACTAAAGTATAG